From Paraglaciecola sp. L1A13:
AGTTGACTGATAGTGCGCTTTGAAATATAACCCGCTTCATTGAGACGGTTATAAATCAGCTCAGAGAGTTCTTTATTTTCGTCACTGTGGGTGACGTGGTAATTATCGTATTCAACGAAGAAGTCGAGCAAATCTTGATGATGCTCTTCACGGGTACGTGCCACCATTTCTTCTGGGGTGATGCCAAGCTCTTGGGCTTTAAGCATAACGGGCGTACCATGTGCATCGTCGGCACATACACTGTATATTTCGTGGCCACACATTCGTTGAAAACGCGTCCATATATCCGTTTGAATATGCTCAAGAAGATGGCCTAAGTGAATGGAGCCATTTGCATAGGGAAGGGCGCTGGTAACAAGAATTTTACGTGGTTGTGACGACATGTTTATTTTGGTTTCTTCGTTTAATTAAAAAGGTCGCAAATGGTATCTAAAATCAGCCGCCATTGCATTAGGTAAAAGCTACCTTAGCCAAATTCATCGTTATTTATGAGGAGTGTCATGTTATTTAGTCGGTCTACCCCCGAGCATAAAGTGCACCAGTTAGTATCAAAAGAACTTGCGGCGCAGTTCGCGCTACCCGCGAAACAGATTGAATCTTGGATAACAGTGTCATCAAGGGATGTACTGATCACGTTACCATTTGCGGCTGCTCAGCTTCACGATGCACTTATCGAGCGTATAACTGATGCCGCTAGTAAGCAAAAGCTGTCGTTGCAGCATGTCGTTATTGAAACCGAAATACCTGCGTCACCGACTAAGGTGAGCAAAGTAAACAAGATCAAGAATATTATTGCTATTGCATCAGGTAAAGGAGGGGTAGGTAAATCGACTACCAGTGTTAACATCGCCTATGCTTTAATGGCTCAAGGCGCGAAAGTTGGTTTGTTAGATGCCGATATATACGGGCCATCGATCCCAATCATGTTAGGTAACACTGAGTCAACACCGGCGTCACGGGATGATAAGACCATTGTACCTTTCTCTGCACATGGCTTGGTAGCCAGTTCCATTGGTTATTTTGTGCCAGCAGAAAATGCTACCGTTTGGCGCGGCCCAATGGCCAGTAAAGCGCTTGAACAGTTGCTACGGGAAACCGACTGGCCGGAGTTGGACTATTTGATTGTCGATATGCCTCCTGGCACGGGAGACATTCAGCTTACGCTTGCCCAGCAAATACCTGTCAGTGCCGCGGTTATTGTCACGACGCCCCAAGACCTAGCAGTGGCCGACGCCGCCAAAGGCATTGCCATGTTTAATAAAGTGTCAGTGCCTGTACTGGGCTTGATAGAAAATATGAGTTTGTATATCTGCCCCAAGTGCGGCCATCAGGAACATATTTTTGCAGAAAATGGTGGTGTTGATTTGGCCAAACGCAATAAGGTGCCTTTGTTAGGTCAGTTACCCCTTAACATTAAGATTCGCCGGTACACGGATAGCGGTACGCCGTTGCTGATAGCTGAGCCTAACGATCCTCTGAGTCAAGCATATATGGATTGTGCCACGGCGATATCAAAGCAGTTGTATCTAAATGGCTTGATGGACTTGCGTGTACAAAATATTTAAAAACGTTGAACATAGGGCCCTAGCTACGCATAATTGCGCGGTATTCATCTGAAACCTTATCACTGAGTTAAAAAATTATGCGTTTGTGCGACAAAGATATTCTGGCCTACCTGAAAGACGGCAAAATCAATATCACCCCTGAGCCGGATTATGCTGAGATAAGTGGTGTAACCGTCGATATACGATTAGGTAACAAATTTCGTGTTTTTAATGAGCACCAAGCGCCTTATATCGACTTAAGTGGCCCTAAAGCACAGGTACAAGAAGCACTTAATACCGTGATGAGCGATGAAATAAACGTGGGCCCTGATAAGTCATTCTTCCTACACCCTGGAGAGCTCGCTCTGGCAGTAACACTTGAGTCAGTGACCTTACCCGGCAATATTGTAGGTTGGCTCGATGGCCGCTCTTCTTTGGCGCGTTTAGGGTTAATGGTGCACGTCACTGCGCATCGAATTGACCCCGGTTGGTCAGGTAATATTGTCCTAGAATTTTTCAACAGCGGTAAATTACCACTGGCGTTAAAGCCTGGTATGAAAATCGGTGCTCTTAGTTTTGAAGTTATGTCAGATTTCGCAGACAAGCCTTATAATGCTCGTGCTGATGCCAAGTACAAGAATCAAGAAGGTGCTACGGCTAGCCGCATTAGCGGTGATGACAAATCGGACCGTTAACAAAACATGCTGACTATTCGTTAATTTAATCCTCTCACAATTTGAAGCAGGCTAGGCTGGGCAATATCGCTAGCCATCCTCTTTTAGGCCTTTTGACGAGACACTGATTTTCTGCGACCTAACGGCCCCAGGGCTGACACCCAGTACACGTTTAAACGCTTTAGAAAATGATGACTCGTTGTCATAACCACAGGCTAATGCCGCGTGCAATGTTGATACGTTTTCATCTGCAAGCATGCTATAGGCCAAGCCTAAACGCCACTGAGTGACGTACTCCATAGGAGATTGCTGCACTACCGATTTAAACAGTTCATTAAACCCTGCCCGAGACATAAAGCATTGCTGTGCAAGCAGTTCAATCGTCCATTTTCTGTTGGGTGTACTGTGTATCGCTTTGATGGCTGCGCTTAATTTAGGGTGGGCTGTGGCTGCAAGTACGCCACTATCGTTGGGTAGATGTTGTCGGAAAATAATCGCTAATATGGCCTCAGCGATACGGCCCATTATCAGTTCAGAGCCTTTATTTGCATGCTTAGACTCGTCTAGTAAGGCATCAAGCAGGTAATGTAGCCCGGTAGGCGAGCCGCCCAATGTTTGATTCTTGATAATAATGGTTTGAGGCAAGTGTGCTGTAATACTGCTAACCAGAGGATGATTATGGCTAAAATAACCACACACCAGACCTGTGGCAGTTGTGTCTGCACCGTTTGTATAATCTTGAGATGGCGAGCTATTAACCGCTGATGAGGAGTGAGCTTCGCCGCTAATAACGTGCTCGCTATCATTAGGAAATAATACTATATCCCCTTGCGACAACTTGGTTATCTCTTTATTGCCCGGCAGCGTCAAATAACAGTTACCGTGACTCACCACATGAAAATTCATATAGTGTGTTCCAGAGGTGTTGATTGCCCAACTACCGCAGTATTGTCCGTTGTGGAATATGTTGGCAGAGACTTTAAAAGTGGAAAATAACTGTTTTAATACATCCATAGACGTTTTGACATAACCTTTGGTTTTGCAGACATAGTGATGAAAAGCATCACGACCTATACTTTTCCCCGTTGACTACTTCAGTCCTGAATATCTAAAACGAGGAAATAAAAATGAAAAATCTATTCGTCCTAAAATCTATTTTTACCGCAGTAGCTATCACTGTTTCTAGCTTAAGCTTTGCGGGTGTCGACACGCAAACTGACAGTAACGACGTAATTTTAGCGGGACACGATGCAGTTGCTTATTTCACACAAAATAAACCGGTGTTAGGTAAATCTGAGTTCACTGCTGTACACAATGACGCTATATATCGTTTTAGCAATGCCGACAACCGCGATGCATTT
This genomic window contains:
- the apbC gene encoding iron-sulfur cluster carrier protein ApbC, which encodes MLFSRSTPEHKVHQLVSKELAAQFALPAKQIESWITVSSRDVLITLPFAAAQLHDALIERITDAASKQKLSLQHVVIETEIPASPTKVSKVNKIKNIIAIASGKGGVGKSTTSVNIAYALMAQGAKVGLLDADIYGPSIPIMLGNTESTPASRDDKTIVPFSAHGLVASSIGYFVPAENATVWRGPMASKALEQLLRETDWPELDYLIVDMPPGTGDIQLTLAQQIPVSAAVIVTTPQDLAVADAAKGIAMFNKVSVPVLGLIENMSLYICPKCGHQEHIFAENGGVDLAKRNKVPLLGQLPLNIKIRRYTDSGTPLLIAEPNDPLSQAYMDCATAISKQLYLNGLMDLRVQNI
- the dcd gene encoding dCTP deaminase, which translates into the protein MRLCDKDILAYLKDGKINITPEPDYAEISGVTVDIRLGNKFRVFNEHQAPYIDLSGPKAQVQEALNTVMSDEINVGPDKSFFLHPGELALAVTLESVTLPGNIVGWLDGRSSLARLGLMVHVTAHRIDPGWSGNIVLEFFNSGKLPLALKPGMKIGALSFEVMSDFADKPYNARADAKYKNQEGATASRISGDDKSDR
- a CDS encoding AraC family transcriptional regulator; protein product: MDVLKQLFSTFKVSANIFHNGQYCGSWAINTSGTHYMNFHVVSHGNCYLTLPGNKEITKLSQGDIVLFPNDSEHVISGEAHSSSAVNSSPSQDYTNGADTTATGLVCGYFSHNHPLVSSITAHLPQTIIIKNQTLGGSPTGLHYLLDALLDESKHANKGSELIMGRIAEAILAIIFRQHLPNDSGVLAATAHPKLSAAIKAIHSTPNRKWTIELLAQQCFMSRAGFNELFKSVVQQSPMEYVTQWRLGLAYSMLADENVSTLHAALACGYDNESSFSKAFKRVLGVSPGAVRSQKISVSSKGLKEDG
- a CDS encoding YHS domain-containing (seleno)protein, translated to MKNLFVLKSIFTAVAITVSSLSFAGVDTQTDSNDVILAGHDAVAYFTQNKPVLGKSEFTAVHNDAIYRFSNADNRDAFNSNPEKYAPAYGGYCAFGTTFGKKFEIDGKAFEIVDGTLYVNKNLEVYQAWEKDIPKHLVEAQEQWPNIEFTPSEQL